The following is a genomic window from Alphaproteobacteria bacterium.
GAACTTGCCAAGTATTTTAAAAAACATCGACATGAAGCATCATGTTATAATTTACTAAATCATAAAAATTTGGTGATGATTTTTGAAAAACCATCAACCCGAACAAGAGTATCTTTTGAAATTGCTATCCAAGAATTGGGGGGGCGTGCCATTGTTTTAGAGCGAGAAAGTTCCCAATTAGGACGTGGAGAAACCGTTGCCGATACAGCACGTGTACTTTCACGTTATGCAGATCTTATTATGCTTCGAACCACGGAAGAAAGAAAATTATTAGAACTTGCCCGGTATTCAACTCTTCCCGTCATTAACGGATTAACCGATCGCACCCATCCTTGTCAATTAATGGCAGATATTATGACTTTTGAAGAACACCGGGGGCCCATAAAAAATAAAGTTGTTGCTTGGGGTGGGGACGGTAATAACATGGCAACATCATGGATTATGGCCGCTGTTCAATTTGAATTTCATTTAAAAATAGCGTGCCCACCAAAATTGATGCCACCCAAAGACGTTATGACATGGGCAGAAAAAAACGACAGAAAAATTACTTTAACCACTGATTTAAAATCAGCCATAGAAAATGCAGATTGTGTGGTAACAGATACCTGGCTTTCAATGGGAGATGAGGAAACCCAAAAACAAAAAGAACGTTATAATTTATTAAAGCCCTATCAAATTAATGCTGATATTATGGCTTTGGCAAAAAAGGATGCGATCTT
Proteins encoded in this region:
- the argF gene encoding ornithine carbamoyltransferase, producing MFIPNLSFGQHFIDLDQIKREELRKMIELAKYFKKHRHEASCYNLLNHKNLVMIFEKPSTRTRVSFEIAIQELGGRAIVLERESSQLGRGETVADTARVLSRYADLIMLRTTEERKLLELARYSTLPVINGLTDRTHPCQLMADIMTFEEHRGPIKNKVVAWGGDGNNMATSWIMAAVQFEFHLKIACPPKLMPPKDVMTWAEKNDRKITLTTDLKSAIENADCVVTDTWLSMGDEETQKQKERYNLLKPYQINADIMALAKKDAIFMHCLPAHREEEVTTDVIDGPQSVIWDEAENRLHTQKAILAWCLNQYPKDFDID